A portion of the Streptomyces sp. NBC_00376 genome contains these proteins:
- a CDS encoding HNH endonuclease, translating into MSDDQQKPMAAQSSRPEVMQNVGPAGRPGDGAKPKGIAMYHDMRVEEDFTKCATRLFSILQKAAATSPGAPRYVYLDIQGHRNAAGDYDADALEIINEFLPGFLGPYLTEISTPIYHVRNPEPQREDIPDLLGIRDPDREHSYDHRELRVRNRDNSPDGRRSRPPVRAIADYLGLDEPICLICWQAPVERAHVVPESLGGSNDVRNFALLCPRHHRDAPDVADAEAFWSWVDYACERDGHMKWEGVDPEMLAKAERVGLHIETRGPVRKSLRHFDRVRDELVRHYGWCPEDFAGGYHWGALMEEFHTVMDSATSTHFNVSKKASTEAWAFEVARRRLRDGVAEHEAGNDRSAVSSRPSVELAERAVRKSPDSDGAQSLVDAARRADIAIEAAALVRDIIRSAGVSSAEEVLRGIKEEVADRTAQFERLNDELMGHTACRHCGHAIARIGDAPWRHSAAAPMSRGCRAASFDRDGTWDDSLDRAWKASPPKTYR; encoded by the coding sequence ATGAGCGATGACCAGCAGAAGCCGATGGCGGCTCAGTCGTCTCGCCCCGAGGTCATGCAGAACGTAGGCCCTGCTGGGCGGCCGGGAGACGGTGCGAAGCCGAAGGGCATCGCGATGTATCACGACATGCGGGTCGAAGAGGACTTCACCAAGTGCGCCACCCGCCTCTTCTCGATCCTCCAAAAAGCCGCAGCGACAAGCCCTGGCGCCCCGCGTTACGTCTACCTCGACATCCAGGGGCACCGCAACGCCGCCGGTGACTACGACGCCGATGCCCTGGAGATCATCAACGAGTTCCTGCCGGGGTTCCTCGGCCCGTATCTCACGGAGATCAGCACACCGATCTACCACGTGAGGAACCCCGAGCCGCAACGCGAGGACATCCCTGACCTCCTCGGCATACGAGACCCCGACCGTGAACACTCCTACGACCACCGAGAGCTGCGCGTACGCAACCGGGACAACAGCCCTGACGGGCGCCGGTCCAGACCCCCGGTCCGGGCCATCGCCGACTACCTCGGTCTCGATGAGCCGATCTGCCTGATCTGCTGGCAGGCGCCGGTGGAGAGGGCCCATGTAGTCCCGGAGTCGCTCGGCGGTTCCAACGATGTGCGCAACTTCGCCCTCCTCTGCCCGCGCCATCACCGCGATGCACCCGATGTCGCGGACGCCGAGGCGTTCTGGTCCTGGGTCGACTATGCCTGTGAACGCGACGGCCATATGAAGTGGGAAGGCGTGGACCCGGAGATGCTGGCGAAGGCGGAACGCGTCGGCCTCCACATCGAGACGCGCGGACCGGTGCGGAAGAGCCTGCGTCATTTCGACCGGGTCCGTGACGAACTCGTGCGTCACTACGGCTGGTGCCCGGAGGACTTCGCCGGCGGCTACCACTGGGGAGCGCTGATGGAAGAGTTCCACACGGTGATGGACTCGGCCACCAGCACTCACTTCAACGTTTCCAAGAAGGCATCCACCGAGGCATGGGCCTTCGAAGTGGCCCGCAGACGCCTGAGGGACGGAGTTGCGGAGCACGAGGCCGGCAACGACCGGTCGGCGGTGTCGAGCCGTCCGTCGGTTGAACTGGCGGAACGGGCGGTGCGCAAGTCACCCGACAGCGATGGTGCGCAGAGCCTGGTCGATGCCGCACGGCGGGCCGACATCGCGATCGAGGCTGCGGCACTGGTGCGCGACATCATCAGGTCGGCGGGGGTGTCCAGTGCCGAGGAAGTACTGCGGGGCATCAAAGAGGAGGTGGCGGACCGCACCGCGCAATTCGAGCGGCTGAATGATGAGTTGATGGGGCATACGGCCTGCCGGCACTGTGGCCACGCCATAGCCCGGATCGGGGACGCTCCCTGGCGCCACAGCGCTGCGGCGCCCATGTCCCGTGGCTGCCGTGCCGCGAGTTTCGACCGGGACGGCACCTGGGACGATTCCCTCGACCGGGCGTGGAAGGCGAGTCCGCCGAAGACCTATCGGTGA